The sequence below is a genomic window from Entelurus aequoreus isolate RoL-2023_Sb linkage group LG15, RoL_Eaeq_v1.1, whole genome shotgun sequence.
aacgtgctcattctccccgcaaggccgagtgtagtgggtgggaggtgttgtccataatggctaggagttttgctagacttctcctctcttgttattacttatgactgatttatttacttaattatcattttgttcatttatattttgattttattttgtgttgaaaataaaaataaagatatttaaaaatattttttttaagaaatcttttcttgcggcccagcctcacccagactctgcatccagtggcccccaggcaaattgagtttgagacccctgttctaCACAGTAGGACACCCACCCAGACATACCACATacagaatcacaatcagaaatacttgaataatccccgaggggaaatacagattttcagcacaatcccattcaagatcagacaaacattacaagggagacagaacaggatcactgatgggtctgccaacttccggcgccccttaaaaaaaaggtgagaaacaggtaaacactggggggtgagaaaaaaaaattcagtgtaaacctgggcccctagagagggggtccagactgaggacaagggaaaaaaaactcatagccatagcacccataaacatgtgtgtaagagggaaacatcaaagaccacaaaggacattaaagacattaaaagagcagagctgatgcaaccagccacttctacacatacTTGttcatacaataatgtgtgtgaaaTGAGCTTTGACAGGGCGCAGGCTGGACTCTGGAGCCTACGTTAGCTGTCACCTGGCTGtgctacactctggacaagtcactaGTTCATTACAAAAAACAGTCGCCAGTTGATTGTAGAGCAAGGATGTGACTGTGCATGTGTGTTACACACATATCACTGTCGGACAAACATGTGCGCCCATTAGAGGCTGCATTGAATTGTATTGTGACACATTCAACTTCTACTCAGTAAGAAACATTGTTCTTAATAATTACTGAATAATGACCTTAGTTACCTTATCATGATGTGTTTCATGTGCTCTTGTAAAATGTGTCATTGAATAATAATACAGCATTTACATAATAATACTCTGACTTGTTAAGTCATCgttccagttcccaaaaagaactgccccagtgagctgaaggactacagaccagtggcgctcacctctcatataatgaagacagtggagcggctctttctcagcctcctcagaccacaggtgcaacatgcccaggacagcctgcagtttgcgtaccaggcaggcgttggtgtggaggatgctatcctttacctgctgcaccgagcccactcacacctggataagggaaatggcgctgtgaggatcctgttcctggacttctcgagtgcctttattactatccagccccgccttctccaggacaagctggacagaatgcgagtggacccctgccttgttgcctggatttcagactacctcaccgaCAGGCCACAGTACGTCAGTCTGAAGGACttcacatctgacactgtgatcagcagcaccggagcaccgcagggaacggtgctggcccctcttgtcttcaccctgtacaccgctgacttctgctacaactcagagctgtgtcacatccagaagtacgcggatgacacagccatcgtcgggtgcatcagggacggcagagaggaggagtttcggaggctggtgagggactttgctgtctggtgccacaggaaacttgcagctcaatccgtcaaagaccaagaagctggtcattgactttgggaggtcgagtccaaggtcacaacctattgtgattgagggagtcgaggtacagaccgtggactcattcaagtacctcggggtgtgggtggacaataagctggactggactgttaacacggaccacttgtacaggagaGGACAGAGccggctgtacttcctgaggaggctgcactccttcaacatctgtaaaaaactcttgtggatgtactaccagtctgtggttgccagtgttctgttctacatcgtagtgtgctgggggggcagcatatctaagaaggacagctccagactggagaaactgatcaggcgggccggttctacgatcggaataaagctggactcactggtgacggtggcagagaagaggactgtggaaaaactagtgagcatcctggatgatgccagtcaccctctgcataccgttgtcagtagccagaggagcctgttcagtgctagactgcttcatcccaagtgcaggactaatggactaaaaaactcctttgtcccacacgccattagactgtacaactcctctctgggagggaggggtggagggggggggggggggtactaggatgacaggggatgcaaaacaataacagtgcaatactttttcataacatggtcactactgtctagtttctcttgttatattcttatttcactgttatatttttattctcattgttgctttttatttttattctattgtaaaagttttctattttgtttccatttatacccccattatttactttttactttttaaattcgatctcaattttgtacactgctgctggaattttaattttcctgagggaactctcctgaaggaatcaataaagtactatctatctatctatctatctatctatctatctatctatctatctatctatctatctatctatctatctatctatctatctatctatctatctatctatctatctatctatctatctatctatctatctatctatctatctatctatctatctatctatctatctatctaagtgATTCATCATGAAACAAAATGAAACAAATTGGGTGCATGACGCCAAgcactaggggtgtggggaaaaatcaattcaaattcgaatcgcgattctcacattttgcgattctgaatcgattctcattttaaaataaatcgatttatttatttttgtattttatttttttccttttttttatttttttaatgaatcaatccaacacagcaataccataacaatgcaatccaattccaaaaccaaacccagcaacaattgagaggagtttttttgattgattgagacttttattagtaggttgcacagtgaagtacatattccgtacaattgaccactaaatggtaacacccggataagtttttcaacttgtttaagtcggggtccacttaaattgattcatgatacagatatatactatcatcataatacagtcatcacacaagatagtcatcagagtatatacatttaattatttacattatttacagacacaaacatgacacagaacaaaccaaaagtagtgaaacaaaaatgaatattatcaacaacagtatcaatattagttacaatttcaacatagcagtgattagaaatccctcattgacattatcattagacatttataaaaaataaaaaaagaacaatagtgtcacagtggcttacacttgcatcacatctcataagcttgacaacacactgtgtccaatattttcacaaagataaaataagtcatatttttggttcatttaatagttaaaacaaatttacattattgcaatcagttgataaaacattgtcctttacaattataaaagctttttacaaaaatctactactctgcttgcatgtcagcagactggggtagatcctgctgaaatctatgtattgaatgaatagacaatccttttgaatcgggaaaatatcgtttttgaatcgagaatcgcgttgaatcgaaaaaaatcgatttagaatcgaaccgtgaccccaagaatcgatattgaatcgaatcgtggagcacccaaagattcgcagccctaccagGCACTGTCAAGAAGAGTAAAAAAGACAAAGATTGAAGGTGGCAATGAATGGGGTAGAGGGGCCCACAAAGATACTCTTTCAGAGGGACCACAATTCCCAGCAAGGGCCTTGACAAGCAATATTAAATAGATGATAAATAACTATGATATCAATAAATGTAACAATGTTATATAGCAAAGTAAAAGTTGTGTTTCTTATCTAAGTAAATGTAACTGGTTACTACTCACCTATGTGGATAAGTGTGTTCACTTTTGACAGCTAcgacaaaataaaagtaaaaacataataaaaatgatttatttgtCTTAAGAAACCATCTTTATCTTTCGTGACGGTCGCTGCGTTTAGAAACAAGCATCCAGTCAATGTTTGGCTTCACCGTGTCtaatttcactttcactttctttgATATTGTGCCAGCAGAAGCGTCTGCCTCACACTTTTCCCCCACGTTCAGCACTTTGGCCACAGCCAGTCAATGGCATTAAAATCTCTGCGGGATTAAAAGTGACAAACATCTTTTTGTTTCGTGCTGACATCATGGACTTGTTTTTATTCTTTCTTCTGGTCGTGCAAATGCACAGCGTGACGCCTGGTAAGtcctttttataactttataaatgaTTATTCATCAATCCTCTTTGTGCCTTCACTTATTTGACTTCTGAGAGTCTCTATTACTTATTCATTATATTCATTCTTATATTATTCAAGCTCTTTACTACTTAAACATGAttctttttaaacatattttattgttttcccTTTTTCTTTATCACTCAACAAAATATTCAAAGTGTTCCAAGAAAGTTCCAGAAGCAGAGAAATCCGTAATTTGTTTTGGCTTCAGTTTTTTCTTGTTGAAAGACTTATttgtccaaggcttgtaagaaggAACACTGACTTCCTGAAATCTTCAACCACGGAAGTGTCAGAAAGTAATCAAGTGTAGTAACATCAtcccgccacaaggtgtcagtaagagtcgacATCAAATGGGCAGAACAGCTTGTGTTCATATTCAGCCTCCATTGGAGAAAAGAtatgtttattttcaaaatgttgaaagtgtcaacagatgtccaataataaaatatattattcatgtgttgTACTTGTCATAGAACACCATGTGAGTCTTGACTGTGATATCTAGCAGTGTTTGATGTTGACTTTAAGACCCCACTGAAGactgaatgagctcaaatattcaCAGTGCAAGATTGTTGAACATGAAACTAAATAATAAAAAGTCATCTTGTTGTTGTGTTCTTCTTTCAGTGATTCACACGCTGCAGTATTTCACCACTGCATCCTCTCAAGTTCCAAACTTCCCAGAGTTTGTGAGTGTTGGTTATGTTGATGGAGTTGAGATTAGTTACTATGACAGCAACATCAGGAAAGCAGAATCCAAACAGGACTGGATGAACAAAATCACAGCAGAGGATCCAAAATACTGGCAGATAGAAACAGAGATGAGTGTTGTTAATGAGTTTACTGACAAACACAACCTTGAAGTTCGTAAGAAGCGTTTCAACCAAACTGGAGGTTTGTTTATGTTGAACTTTCTACTActtaaatatatttgatgtactCTTGTTATACTGTAGTAAAACACACATTACTGCACTGATATACCTTGTCTCTGTCCATCCCATAATAACCTACACTAatactgtgtgtgtctgtgtgtgtgtgtgtgtgtgtgtgtgtgtgtgtgtgtgtgtgtgtgtgtgtgtttgtctgtgtttgtgtgtgtgtttgtgtgtgtgtgtgtgtgtgtttgtgtgtttgtgtgtttgtgtgtgtgtgtgtttgtgtgtgtttgtgtgtgtgtgtgtgtttgtgtgtgtgtgtgtgtgtttgtgtgtttgtgtgtgtgtgtgtttgtgtgtgtgtgtttgtctgtgtgtttttttgtgtgtgtgtgtttgtgtgtgtttgtatgtgtgtgtgtgtgtgtttgtgtgtgtgtgtgtttgtgtgtgtgtgtgtgtgtttgtgtgtgtgtgtgtttgtgtgtgtgtgtttgtctctgtgtgtgtgtgtgtgtgtttgtgtgtgtgtgtttgtgtgtgtttgtgtgtgtttgtgtgtgtgtgtttgtgtgtgtgtgtgtttgtgtgtgtgtgtgtgtttctctgtgtgtgtgtgtttgtgtgtttgtgtttgtgtgtgtgtttgtctttgtgtgtgtgtgtttgtgtgtgtgtttgtgtgtgtgtgtttgtgtgtgtgtgtgtttgtctgtgtgtgtgtgtgtttgtgtgtgtgtgtgtgtgtgtgtttgtgtgtgtgtctgtgtttgtgtgtgtgtgtgtgtgtgtgtgtgtgtgtgtgtgtgtgtgtgtgtgtgtgtgtgtgtgtgtgtgtgtgtgtgtgtgtgtgtgtgtgtgtgtgtgtgtgtgtgtgtgtgtgtgtgtgtgtgtgactgctttacaacactttgtgtgtcTCAGGTGTTCACATTGTCCAGTGGATGTTTGGATGTGAATGGAATGATGAGACTGATGAGGTTACAGGTTGGGAGCAGGCAGGTTATGATGGAGAAGATTACATATCGTTGGACATGAAGACATGGACATGGACTGCAGCAAAACCACAAGCTTTCCCCTCCAAACTCCAGTGGGACCAGAACATATTTATACTAGACAACCAAAAGTATTATTACACTGAGCGTTGTCCTACTTACTTGAAGAAGTATGTAAAGTATGGGAAGAAGGTCCTAATGAGAACAGGTAGAAGCACACCTTGTACTTTCAccttttaacatgttagcactccccctataggaacattgctgacattacactctgtctctttatactCTTTTCTCTTTctctcaccttctctccatctttacctccatccacaccttctctccatctttacctccatccacaccttctctgcatctttacctccatccacaccttctctccatctttacctccacccacaccttctctccatctttacctccatccacaccttctctgcatctttacctccatccacaccttctctccatctttacctccatccacaccttctctccatctttacctccatccacaccttctctgcatctttacctccacccacaccttctctccatctttacctccatccacaccttctctccatttttacctccatccacaccttctctgcatctttacctccatccacaccttctctccatctttaccttcgtccacaccttctctccatctttacctccatccacaccttctctccatctttacctccacccacaccttctctccatctttacctccatccacaccttctctccatctttacctccatccacacctcctctccttctttacctccatccacaccttctctccatctttacctccatccacaccttctttccatctttacctccatccacaccttctctccatctttacctccattcacacctctccatctttacttccgtccacaccttctctcgatctttacctccatccacaccttctctccatctttacctccatccacaccttctctccatctttacctccatccacccctcctctccatctttacctccatccacaccttctctccatctttacctccatccacaccttctctcgatctttacctccatccacaccatctctccatctttacctccatccacaccttctctccacctttacctccatccacacctcctctccatctttacctccatccacacctcctctccatctatacctccatccacaccttctctccatctttacctccatccaccccttctctccatctttacctccacccacaccttctctgcatctttacctccatccacaccttctctcgatctttacctccatccacaccatctctccatctttacctccatccacacctcctctccatctttacctccatccacaccttctctccatctttacctccatccacaccttctctgcatctttacctccacccaccccttctctccatctttacctccacccacaccttctctgcatctttacctccatccacaccttctctcgatctttacctccatccacaccatctctccatctttacctccatccacacctcctctccatctttacctccatccacacctcctctccatctttacctccatccacaccttctctccatctttacctccatccacaccttctctgcaTATTTACCTCCACCCaccccttctctccatctttacctccatccacaccttctctccatctttacctccatccacaccttctccccACGTTGTCTTCTGTTCAcacgtgacatcacttcctgtgcagagcTTCCAGAGGTGTTCCTCCTCCAGAAGACGCCATCCTCTCCAGTCACCTGCATGGCGACAGGTTTCTACCCCGACCTCGCCGACCTGTTTTGGAGGAAAGACGGCGAGCAGATGTTGGAGGACGTGGAGCACGGAGAGCTGCTCCCCAACCACGACGGAACCTTCCAGATGTCGGTGGAGCTGAAAGTGGAGGTGACGGCCGAGGTGGAGGGCAAGTACGAATGTGTGTTCCAGCTGTCTGGCGTCAAGGAGGACCTGGTCACCAAGCTGGAGAGAAGAAGCATCCTGAGCAACGCAAGCCATGAAggtgagaaagacacatttaGTTGGAGATGTTTCCCATCACAAGTCCACCTGTCACCATTATTGATCCATGTCACCATGACAACGCTTGACGTCTGCATGCAAAGTAGTCATGAAGGTTTCCTCTTCATGCTTTGTCACTCCACTTGTGCTTTTTTGCTCTCCACAGACAACTTGAGCGTCGCCCTCGCTGCCACGGCGGCGGTCGTCGCTGTGGCGGCCGTCCTGGCGGCCATCATCATGGTCATGGTCAGGCGTCACAGAAACAGACAAGGTGAGGGACACCAATGTCctccgtcttcttcttcttcttcttcttctcggtcCAGGCCGTGAGTTGATGCTTTCATCCGGGCTGCATGTTTTAGTTGCCTTCCAGCCAAACACTCAAAGATCCACAGAGACAGAGCGCACACTCTCACATAGAAACACGTGAGGAAAAAGTCCATTTCACCTTGTTTCCCTTTCATTTCAGCCCAGTACGATCCAGCTCGTAAGTAAAACATCTTTTCTTTGAGCCGCAAGAAACAAAGCCGTGGTGAAGCGTCACTCACATGGAGGTCTGATGTGGACCTTTGTTACAAGTTTAGCCTGAAAATCCCAACTTGGGCTGActccttcacaataaaagagcCTCCTGTGAGCACACGCAATACAAAGTGTGGCATATCTCACGTTTGACATGAGTCCTCATGATGAGGATCAGCCAAATGAGACCTCAAGTGTGCTGACTCATCAAGAAGGTATCCTAGTCAGGAAGTAGAAGAGCAGCACTCTGCTTCTTCATGTTTCCAAGTCACACCTCAAAGATCTGATGTGAGTGACGAGgcaccttctggatgttcttcctTCACCGTTTGCGTTTGTCCCGCAGCTCGCCACGGCGGCGTGGAGCTCTCCGAGAGGGTGGCGGCTGAAGGCTGAGTAAGTCTGCACCTCCAAATGTTCTTGTGTGAAGATGATGTTCAACTTGGTTCTGTTGGGAATGTGCTGAGTCATCTTCTTCCTCCAGGATGCTTTGTGCACTGGAACACAGAGAGATGTCTCCATCGCTGAGGGACGTCATGGAGATGTGCTTTGTTCTTCATCCCACTGCTCCTCACGCTATTCCATCTATTCT
It includes:
- the LOC133630236 gene encoding class I histocompatibility antigen, F10 alpha chain-like → MDLFLFFLLVVQMHSVTPVIHTLQYFTTASSQVPNFPEFVSVGYVDGVEISYYDSNIRKAESKQDWMNKITAEDPKYWQIETEMSVVNEFTDKHNLEVRKKRFNQTGGVHIVQWMFGCEWNDETDEVTGWEQAGYDGEDYISLDMKTWTWTAAKPQAFPSKLQWDQNIFILDNQKYYYTERCPTYLKKYVKYGKKVLMRTELPEVFLLQKTPSSPVTCMATGFYPDLADLFWRKDGEQMLEDVEHGELLPNHDGTFQMSVELKVEVTAEVEGKYECVFQLSGVKEDLVTKLERRSILSNASHEGEKDTFSWRCFPSQVHLSPLLIHVTMTTLDVCMQSSHEGFLFMLCHSTCAFLLSTDNLSVALAATAAVVAVAAVLAAIIMVMVRRHRNRQGEGHQCPPSSSSSSSSRSRP